The Micromonospora krabiensis genome window below encodes:
- a CDS encoding bifunctional folylpolyglutamate synthase/dihydrofolate synthase → MSDQSTFAEVEAELAERGFTRMVFELDRIESLLDLLGSPQRAYPSIHLTGTNGKTSTARMIDSLLRAFGLQTGRYTSPHLETVRERISLDGEPVSEERFVATYREVAPLARLVDERSTEPLTYFDMTTALAFATFADAPVDVAVVEVGLGGAEDSTNVLQAGVAVITPIGLDHTEWLGDTIEDIALHKAGIIHPGATVISAAQEEEAARPILERCAEVGATVAREGSEFGVLRRAVAVGGQVLTLQGLGGVYEEVFIPLHGAHQAQNAAVALAAVEAFLGAGARRQLDVEAVREGFATASSPGRLERVRTAPTILLDGAHNPHGMTATVTALQEEFAFSKLVAVVGVLGDKDAPALLELLEPVVDQVVVTQNSSPRAMPARELAALAAEVFGPERVEVAEEMPDAIETAVALAEEDVPGELSGVGVVITGSVVTVADARRLLKR, encoded by the coding sequence GTGAGCGATCAGAGCACCTTCGCCGAGGTCGAGGCCGAGCTGGCCGAGCGGGGCTTCACCCGCATGGTTTTCGAGCTGGACCGCATCGAGTCACTGCTGGACCTGCTCGGCAGCCCGCAGCGCGCGTACCCGTCGATCCACCTGACCGGCACCAACGGCAAGACGTCGACGGCCCGGATGATCGACTCGCTGTTGCGCGCGTTCGGGCTGCAAACCGGCCGCTACACCAGCCCGCACCTGGAGACCGTCCGGGAGCGGATCAGCCTGGACGGTGAGCCGGTCAGCGAGGAGCGGTTCGTCGCCACCTACCGCGAGGTCGCCCCGCTGGCCCGGCTCGTCGACGAACGGTCGACCGAGCCGTTGACGTACTTCGACATGACCACGGCGCTGGCGTTCGCCACGTTCGCCGACGCGCCGGTCGACGTGGCGGTGGTCGAAGTGGGGCTCGGCGGCGCCGAGGACTCCACGAACGTCCTCCAGGCCGGGGTCGCGGTGATCACCCCGATCGGGCTGGACCACACCGAATGGCTCGGCGACACGATCGAGGACATCGCCCTGCACAAGGCGGGGATCATCCACCCCGGGGCGACGGTCATCTCGGCGGCGCAGGAGGAGGAGGCGGCCCGCCCGATCCTGGAGCGCTGCGCCGAGGTGGGTGCCACCGTGGCCCGCGAGGGCTCGGAGTTCGGCGTGCTGCGCCGGGCGGTCGCGGTCGGCGGGCAGGTGCTCACCCTGCAGGGACTCGGCGGCGTGTACGAGGAGGTCTTCATCCCGCTGCACGGCGCCCACCAGGCGCAGAACGCGGCCGTGGCGCTCGCCGCGGTCGAGGCGTTCCTCGGTGCCGGTGCCCGCCGGCAGCTCGACGTGGAGGCCGTCCGGGAGGGCTTCGCGACGGCCAGCTCGCCGGGCCGGCTGGAGCGGGTGCGCACCGCGCCGACCATCCTGCTCGACGGCGCCCACAACCCGCACGGGATGACCGCGACGGTCACCGCGCTGCAGGAGGAGTTCGCGTTCAGCAAGCTGGTGGCGGTCGTCGGCGTGCTCGGCGACAAGGACGCGCCGGCGCTGCTGGAGCTGCTGGAGCCGGTGGTCGACCAGGTGGTCGTCACCCAGAACAGTTCGCCCCGGGCGATGCCGGCGCGTGAACTGGCCGCCCTGGCCGCCGAGGTGTTCGGCCCGGAGCGGGTGGAGGTGGCCGAGGAGATGCCGGACGCGATCGAGACCGCCGTGGCGCTGGCCGAGGAGGACGTCCCCGGCGAGCTGAGCGGGGTGGGTGTCGTGATCACGGGGTCGGTGGTGACCGTGGCCGACGCCCGCCGGCTGCTCAAGCGATGA
- a CDS encoding DUF4233 domain-containing protein, which yields MTTPERPTPEQPASGSTLGAGPEQPPSASGPEPGGNPSEPPRRSGLRDPDRAVRGLGAGTLAIEALVLLLAIQPIRVVGGDLSGTAIGVVVALAVAAVVLAGMMRRSWTWHAGTVLQGLLILAGLLHWSLFVLGVIFALVWGYALHVRRVILG from the coding sequence ATGACCACGCCGGAGCGGCCCACGCCGGAGCAGCCCGCGTCGGGGTCGACGCTCGGCGCCGGGCCGGAGCAGCCGCCGTCGGCGTCCGGGCCGGAGCCCGGCGGAAACCCGTCGGAGCCGCCGCGGCGGTCCGGGCTGCGCGACCCGGACCGGGCCGTACGCGGCCTCGGCGCCGGCACGCTCGCCATCGAGGCGCTCGTCCTGCTGCTGGCCATCCAGCCGATCCGGGTGGTCGGTGGTGATCTGAGCGGCACGGCGATCGGCGTGGTGGTGGCGCTCGCGGTGGCGGCGGTGGTGCTGGCCGGCATGATGCGGCGGTCGTGGACCTGGCACGCGGGCACCGTCCTGCAGGGGTTGCTGATCCTCGCCGGCCTGCTGCACTGGTCGCTGTTCGTGCTCGGCGTCATCTTCGCCCTGGTCTGGGGGTACGCGCTGCACGTCCGCCGGGTCATCCTCGGCTGA
- a CDS encoding VOC family protein, producing MANGGSRPIAPVRKLIAAVLGTVATFVILFGLGMTSWAIVALGVALLVLAIALGTVRGGGRTWVIGEGHVHSASEPPTQYAFGRCELQLVIDAPGLPPRSKKIIEPRVPVSKWPSLGQTLPIRVALDDQRHVRVLWDEVPTHAESAAAVAADLPPEYAGPEPVEEVLIAQDAPPWAGRSVDDDFRDPLGDPLRDDPTGPPDEHEPLVVQHPRPGTGVVLEGTVVDAPANPLPHRATPAPRPPVEEQERYGSTVLPDEPAPTDGPSRAGTPGSPDTPGTAGGPGTARSAPLDPLDPLDLPLDDPTPAARPSQAATPTPEQLDEVVFGYGSETTSDEPTGTGAPISGLGLTLQVADLGRSLAFYRDVLGFTELDADDRTAVLTSGTIKLLLQQDAAAGQVKRRAVHVNLEVDDIHAAYRRLRAAGIRFTSEPRLLNQGTRLEGWAAAFRDPDGHGVALTQWRERAEA from the coding sequence GTGGCGAATGGCGGGAGCCGACCCATCGCGCCGGTACGCAAGCTGATCGCGGCGGTGCTCGGCACCGTGGCGACCTTCGTGATCCTCTTCGGCCTGGGCATGACCAGCTGGGCGATCGTCGCGCTCGGTGTCGCCCTGCTGGTGCTGGCGATCGCGCTGGGCACCGTGCGGGGCGGGGGGCGCACCTGGGTGATCGGCGAGGGGCACGTGCACAGCGCGTCCGAGCCACCCACCCAGTACGCCTTCGGCCGCTGCGAGCTGCAGCTCGTCATCGACGCCCCGGGGCTGCCGCCCCGGAGCAAGAAGATCATCGAGCCGCGGGTGCCGGTCTCCAAGTGGCCGTCGCTCGGACAGACGCTGCCGATCCGTGTCGCCCTGGACGACCAGCGGCACGTGCGGGTGCTCTGGGACGAGGTCCCCACGCACGCCGAGAGCGCCGCCGCGGTGGCCGCCGACCTGCCCCCCGAGTACGCCGGCCCGGAGCCCGTCGAGGAGGTGCTGATCGCGCAGGACGCCCCGCCGTGGGCCGGACGGTCGGTCGACGACGACTTCCGCGACCCGCTCGGCGACCCGCTGCGCGACGATCCGACCGGCCCGCCCGACGAGCACGAGCCGCTGGTGGTCCAGCACCCGCGCCCGGGCACCGGTGTGGTGTTGGAGGGCACGGTGGTCGACGCCCCGGCGAATCCCCTGCCGCACCGGGCCACTCCGGCCCCGCGCCCGCCGGTCGAGGAGCAGGAGCGGTACGGCTCGACCGTCCTACCGGACGAGCCGGCGCCCACCGACGGCCCGAGCCGAGCCGGCACCCCCGGCAGCCCCGACACCCCCGGCACCGCCGGCGGCCCCGGCACCGCCCGGTCCGCGCCGCTCGACCCGCTCGACCCACTCGACCTGCCGCTGGACGACCCCACGCCGGCCGCCCGACCGTCCCAGGCCGCGACCCCGACGCCGGAGCAGCTGGACGAGGTCGTCTTCGGCTACGGGTCCGAGACCACGTCGGACGAGCCGACTGGAACGGGAGCGCCGATCAGCGGCCTCGGCCTGACCCTCCAGGTCGCCGACCTGGGCCGCTCCCTCGCGTTCTATCGGGACGTCCTCGGCTTCACCGAGCTCGACGCGGACGACCGCACCGCCGTGCTCACCTCCGGCACGATCAAGCTGCTGCTCCAGCAGGACGCCGCGGCCGGGCAGGTGAAGCGCCGCGCGGTCCACGTCAACCTCGAGGTGGACGACATCCACGCGGCGTATCGGCGGCTCCGCGCGGCGGGCATCCGCTTCACGTCGGAGCCCCGGCTCCTCAACCAGGGCACCCGACTGGAGGGCTGGGCCGCGGCGTTCCGGGACCCGGACGGCCACGGTGTCGCGCTGACCCAGTGGCGGGAACGCGCCGAGGCCTGA
- the ndk gene encoding nucleoside-diphosphate kinase: protein MSSPNPDERTLVLIKPDAVRRGLVGEVLSRFERKGLRIEAMVTRTMDAALADEHYAEHVDKPFYPPLKAFMTGGPLVALVLSGDQAIEVVRALVGATDGRRAAAGTIRGDLSLSNRENLVHASDSPDSAKREIGLWFPELG from the coding sequence GTGTCCAGCCCCAACCCCGACGAGCGCACCCTCGTACTGATCAAGCCGGACGCGGTGCGCCGCGGGCTGGTCGGCGAGGTTCTCTCCCGCTTCGAGCGCAAGGGGCTGCGGATCGAGGCCATGGTGACCCGGACGATGGACGCCGCGCTGGCCGACGAGCACTACGCCGAGCACGTGGACAAGCCGTTCTACCCGCCGCTGAAGGCCTTCATGACCGGCGGGCCGCTGGTCGCCCTGGTGCTCTCCGGCGATCAGGCCATCGAGGTCGTCCGGGCGCTGGTCGGCGCCACCGACGGCCGCCGGGCCGCGGCCGGCACGATCCGTGGTGACCTCTCCCTGTCCAACCGGGAGAACCTGGTGCACGCGTCGGACTCGCCGGACAGCGCGAAGCGCGAGATCGGGCTCTGGTTCCCCGAGCTGGGCTGA
- a CDS encoding carboxymuconolactone decarboxylase family protein produces the protein MQRMNAAEVAPGAYQAVLGLEKYVRANVDHTILELVRLRASMLNGCAFCVDMHSSDALRAGESSRRLFAVAAWREAPFFDERERTTLALTDAVTRLGEHGVPDEVWDAAAKQWSEKELADLVMAIATINVWNRIAVTTRTQPPTEA, from the coding sequence ATGCAGCGGATGAACGCGGCCGAGGTGGCGCCGGGGGCGTACCAGGCGGTCCTGGGCCTGGAGAAGTACGTCCGGGCGAACGTCGACCACACGATCCTGGAGCTGGTGAGGCTGCGGGCCTCGATGCTGAACGGCTGCGCGTTCTGCGTCGACATGCACAGCAGCGACGCCCTGCGCGCGGGAGAGTCGAGCCGGCGGCTGTTCGCCGTCGCGGCCTGGCGGGAGGCGCCGTTCTTCGACGAGCGGGAGCGCACCACACTGGCGCTGACCGACGCGGTCACCCGGCTCGGCGAGCACGGGGTGCCGGACGAGGTCTGGGACGCCGCCGCGAAGCAGTGGTCGGAGAAGGAACTGGCCGACCTGGTGATGGCCATCGCGACGATCAACGTGTGGAACCGGATCGCCGTGACCACGCGGACACAACCGCCGACGGAGGCCTGA
- a CDS encoding lysophospholipid acyltransferase family protein, with amino-acid sequence MPLLYTIGKLTVAPAMRLAFRPTVEGLEHVPATGGAILAGNHLSVADELFVGTVVPRHLAFWAKSEYFKGTGLKGAFSKFVLTGLGAIPVERAGGRAALTAFDAAIPALKGGDLVVVYPEGTRSPDGRLYRGRTGAVRLAVSAGVPIIPVGMIGTEKVQPIGARVPRPGTGKVTIRFGKPLDFTGRPDDRTSLRAMTDEMMSEIQKLTGQEYVARYAPPRAHPDPIREGPA; translated from the coding sequence GTGCCGCTGCTCTACACCATCGGCAAGCTCACCGTGGCGCCCGCGATGCGGCTGGCGTTCCGGCCGACCGTGGAGGGGCTGGAGCACGTGCCGGCGACCGGTGGCGCGATCCTCGCCGGCAACCACCTCTCGGTGGCGGACGAACTGTTCGTCGGCACGGTGGTGCCGCGGCATCTCGCCTTCTGGGCCAAGTCCGAGTACTTCAAGGGCACCGGCCTCAAGGGGGCGTTCTCGAAGTTCGTCCTCACCGGGCTCGGGGCGATCCCCGTCGAGCGCGCCGGCGGGCGGGCCGCCCTGACCGCGTTCGACGCGGCCATCCCGGCGCTCAAGGGCGGCGACCTGGTGGTCGTCTACCCGGAGGGCACCCGGTCGCCCGACGGGCGGCTCTACCGTGGTCGCACCGGCGCGGTCCGGCTGGCCGTCTCCGCCGGAGTGCCGATCATCCCGGTCGGCATGATCGGGACCGAGAAGGTGCAGCCGATCGGCGCGCGCGTCCCTCGGCCCGGCACCGGGAAGGTCACGATCCGGTTCGGCAAGCCGCTGGACTTCACCGGGCGGCCGGACGACCGCACTTCGCTGCGGGCGATGACCGACGAGATGATGAGCGAGATCCAGAAGCTCACCGGCCAGGAGTACGTGGCGCGGTACGCGCCGCCGCGCGCCCACCCGGACCCGATCCGCGAGGGCCCGGCCTGA
- a CDS encoding cryptochrome/photolyase family protein, with translation MSRRWLFADQLGPHFLDDRRQPVLLIESKAVFRRRAFHRQKAHLVLSALRHRAAELGDQAIYLRAETYREALRKVREPLEVCHPTSRAALRFVRGLDGVTVLPPRGFVTAIADFAEWADGRRGALRMEAFYRFARQHHGVLVEGDEPVGGRWSLDPENREPPPKDTERLAVPPPPMPKEDDIDAEVRADLDRWEREGVRFVGRDGPRRFPATTREATARLRHFLRHRLAHFGPYEDAMLSTDPWMAHSLLSSSFNLGLLDPREAVRGAEQAYRKQGAPLPSVEGFIRQIIGWRDFVWNLYWYFEPGYAGTNRLAARRSVPDWFHDLDADAVQAHCLSDVMADLRDHGWVHHIPRLMVLGNYALQRGWRPAEMVDFFHRSFVDGYAWVMTVNVVGMSQYADLGRMTTKPYVAGGSYINRMSDYCGGCRYDPKQRLGEKGCPYTAGYWAFLARNRDRIPTNARMARQMAQLDRLTDVDAVLDQEKRRGAGPP, from the coding sequence ATGTCGCGGCGTTGGCTGTTCGCCGATCAGCTGGGGCCGCACTTCCTCGACGACCGCCGCCAACCGGTGCTGCTGATCGAGTCGAAGGCGGTCTTCCGGCGTCGCGCCTTCCACCGGCAGAAGGCTCACCTGGTCCTGTCGGCCCTGCGGCACCGCGCGGCGGAACTGGGCGACCAGGCGATCTACCTGCGGGCCGAGACCTACCGCGAGGCGCTGCGAAAGGTCCGCGAGCCCCTCGAGGTGTGCCATCCGACCTCCCGGGCGGCGCTGCGCTTCGTCCGCGGGCTCGACGGGGTCACCGTGCTGCCGCCTCGCGGCTTCGTCACCGCCATCGCCGACTTCGCCGAATGGGCCGACGGTCGCCGGGGCGCGCTCCGGATGGAGGCGTTCTACCGCTTCGCCCGGCAGCACCACGGGGTGCTCGTCGAGGGGGACGAGCCGGTCGGCGGCCGGTGGAGCCTGGACCCGGAGAACCGGGAGCCGCCGCCGAAGGACACGGAGCGGCTCGCCGTACCTCCGCCACCGATGCCGAAGGAGGACGACATCGACGCCGAGGTCCGGGCGGACCTCGACCGGTGGGAGCGCGAGGGTGTCCGGTTCGTCGGCCGGGACGGTCCCCGTCGCTTCCCGGCGACGACGCGGGAGGCCACCGCTCGGCTGCGGCACTTCCTGCGCCACCGGCTCGCGCACTTCGGCCCGTACGAGGACGCGATGCTCTCCACCGACCCGTGGATGGCGCACAGCCTGCTCTCGTCGTCGTTCAACCTCGGTCTGCTCGACCCGAGGGAGGCGGTCCGGGGCGCCGAGCAGGCGTACCGCAAGCAGGGCGCGCCGCTGCCCAGCGTGGAGGGGTTCATCCGGCAGATCATCGGCTGGCGGGACTTCGTGTGGAACCTGTACTGGTACTTCGAACCCGGCTACGCGGGCACCAACCGGCTGGCCGCCCGCCGGTCGGTGCCCGACTGGTTCCACGACCTCGACGCCGACGCGGTCCAGGCGCACTGCCTCTCCGACGTCATGGCCGACCTGCGCGACCACGGCTGGGTGCACCACATCCCCCGGCTCATGGTGCTCGGCAACTACGCCCTGCAGCGGGGCTGGCGGCCCGCGGAGATGGTGGACTTCTTCCACCGCAGCTTCGTGGACGGGTACGCCTGGGTGATGACGGTGAACGTGGTCGGCATGAGCCAGTACGCCGACCTGGGCCGGATGACCACGAAGCCGTACGTCGCCGGCGGGTCGTACATCAACCGGATGAGCGACTACTGCGGCGGCTGCCGGTACGACCCGAAGCAGCGCCTCGGTGAGAAGGGCTGCCCCTACACCGCCGGGTACTGGGCGTTCCTCGCCCGCAACCGGGACCGGATACCGACCAACGCCCGGATGGCCCGGCAGATGGCCCAACTGGACCGGCTGACGGACGTGGACGCGGTGCTCGACCAGGAGAAGCGGCGCGGAGCCGGCCCGCCCTGA
- a CDS encoding TIGR03960 family B12-binding radical SAM protein: protein MSVPSTTSRPVAANSVWPRLEPLLPQVTKPIQYVGGELGAVVKDWDAATVRWALMYPDAYEVGLPNQGVQILYEVLNELPDVLAERTYAVWPDLEKLMRAHGVPQFTVDAHRPVRDFDVFGVSFSTELGYTNLLNAISLAGIPLLAADRTDADPVILAGGHAAFNPEPIADFIDAAVLGDGEEAVLEITAIVREWKAEGSPGGRDELLLRLARTESVYVPRFYDVDYLPDGRIQRVVPNRADVPFRVHKRTTMDLDAWPYPKKPLVPLAETVHERYAVEIFRGCTRGCRFCQAGMITRPVRERSITTVGQMVQQGLEFSGFHEVGLLSLSSADHSEIGDMCSGLAQQYEGTNVSLSLPSTRVDAFNIDLAQELSRNGRRTGLTFAPEGGSERIRKVINKMVSKDDLIRTVVTAYTNGWRQVKLYFMCGLPTETDDDVLEIADMAHEVIRAGRAATGSKDIRCTVSIGGFVPKPHTPFQWAAMERPEVIDARLKLLKQAINADRSLGRAIGFRYHDGEPSLIEGLLSRGDRRVGAVIRKVWENGGRFDGWSEHFSYQRWVEAADEVLPAFGVDLDWYTTRERDELEVLPWDHLDSGLDKDWLWQDWQDSLSEYEQDDCRWTPCFDCGVCPAMDTEIQIGPTGKKLLPLTPVNGGGLRVPSAT, encoded by the coding sequence ATGAGCGTTCCGTCCACCACTTCGCGCCCCGTCGCGGCCAACTCCGTCTGGCCCCGCCTGGAGCCGCTGCTTCCCCAGGTGACAAAGCCCATCCAGTACGTGGGTGGCGAACTGGGTGCCGTGGTCAAGGACTGGGACGCGGCGACCGTGCGCTGGGCGTTGATGTACCCGGACGCGTACGAGGTCGGCCTGCCCAACCAGGGCGTCCAGATCCTCTACGAGGTGCTCAACGAGCTGCCCGACGTGCTCGCCGAGCGGACGTACGCGGTCTGGCCGGACCTGGAGAAGCTGATGCGCGCCCACGGCGTGCCGCAGTTCACCGTCGACGCCCACCGTCCGGTGCGCGACTTCGACGTGTTCGGCGTCTCGTTCTCCACCGAGCTGGGCTACACGAACCTGCTCAACGCCATCAGCCTGGCCGGCATCCCGCTGCTCGCGGCCGACCGGACGGACGCCGACCCGGTGATCCTGGCCGGCGGGCACGCCGCGTTCAACCCGGAGCCGATCGCCGACTTCATCGACGCCGCCGTGCTCGGCGACGGCGAGGAGGCGGTCCTGGAGATCACCGCGATCGTCCGGGAGTGGAAGGCGGAGGGCTCGCCGGGCGGCCGGGACGAGCTGCTGCTGCGGCTGGCCCGCACCGAGAGCGTCTACGTGCCGCGCTTCTACGACGTGGACTACCTGCCGGACGGCCGGATCCAGCGGGTCGTGCCCAACCGGGCGGACGTGCCGTTCCGGGTGCACAAGCGCACGACGATGGACCTGGACGCCTGGCCCTACCCGAAGAAGCCCCTCGTCCCGCTGGCCGAGACGGTCCACGAGCGGTACGCGGTGGAGATCTTCCGTGGCTGCACGCGCGGGTGCCGGTTCTGCCAGGCCGGCATGATCACGCGTCCGGTGCGGGAGCGCTCGATCACGACCGTGGGCCAGATGGTGCAGCAGGGCCTGGAGTTCTCCGGCTTCCACGAGGTCGGGCTGCTCTCGCTCTCCTCCGCCGACCACTCCGAGATCGGTGACATGTGCTCGGGCCTGGCCCAGCAGTACGAGGGCACCAACGTCTCGCTGTCGCTGCCCTCGACCCGCGTGGACGCCTTCAACATCGACCTGGCGCAGGAGCTGTCCCGCAACGGGCGGCGCACCGGCCTGACCTTCGCCCCGGAGGGCGGGTCGGAGCGGATCCGCAAGGTCATCAACAAGATGGTGTCGAAGGACGACCTGATCCGTACGGTCGTCACCGCCTACACCAACGGCTGGCGGCAGGTGAAGCTGTACTTCATGTGCGGCCTGCCCACCGAGACCGACGACGACGTCCTCGAGATCGCGGACATGGCGCACGAGGTCATCCGGGCCGGCCGGGCCGCCACCGGGTCGAAGGACATCCGGTGCACGGTCTCCATCGGCGGGTTCGTGCCGAAGCCGCACACCCCGTTCCAGTGGGCGGCCATGGAGCGGCCCGAGGTGATCGACGCCCGGTTGAAGCTGCTCAAGCAGGCGATCAACGCGGACCGGTCGCTGGGCCGGGCGATCGGCTTCCGCTACCACGACGGTGAGCCGTCGCTCATCGAGGGCCTGCTGAGCCGCGGTGACCGCCGGGTGGGCGCGGTGATCCGCAAGGTGTGGGAGAACGGCGGGCGCTTCGACGGCTGGAGCGAGCACTTCTCCTACCAGCGCTGGGTGGAGGCCGCCGACGAGGTGCTGCCCGCGTTCGGCGTGGACCTCGACTGGTACACCACCCGGGAGCGGGACGAGCTCGAGGTGCTGCCCTGGGACCACCTGGACTCCGGGCTCGACAAGGACTGGCTCTGGCAGGACTGGCAGGACTCCCTCTCCGAGTACGAGCAGGACGACTGCCGGTGGACCCCGTGCTTCGACTGCGGCGTCTGCCCCGCCATGGACACCGAGATCCAGATCGGCCCGACCGGCAAGAAGCTGCTCCCGCTCACCCCGGTCAACGGCGGCGGCCTGCGGGTTCCGTCCGCGACCTGA
- a CDS encoding TIGR03936 family radical SAM-associated protein — protein sequence MAATDRTRSRTISKRPQPEGGQAPVVQRVRIRYAKRGPLRFTSHRDFARAFERAVRRAGVPIAYSQGFTPHPKISYASAAPTGVASEAEYLEIGLQAPVDPVALRDALDAALSPGLDVLEAVVASGGSLADRIEASSWRIELPEVDVAVVRGAVDAFTAADEVLVERMTKQGRRTFDARSAVIAIDVTAPSETPSGGPAVPCAILEVVVRQVTPSVRPDDVLSGLRVVADLEPPVPPRVTRLAQGTLTAQGEIVDPLDADRDGATIGER from the coding sequence ATGGCAGCAACAGATCGAACAAGGAGCAGGACGATCAGTAAGAGACCACAGCCCGAGGGTGGGCAGGCGCCCGTCGTCCAGCGTGTCCGGATCCGGTACGCCAAGCGCGGCCCGCTGCGGTTCACCTCCCACCGGGACTTCGCGCGGGCCTTCGAGCGGGCCGTACGCCGGGCCGGCGTGCCGATCGCGTACTCGCAGGGCTTCACGCCGCACCCCAAGATCTCGTACGCCAGTGCCGCCCCGACGGGTGTGGCCAGCGAGGCGGAGTACCTGGAGATCGGCCTCCAGGCGCCGGTCGACCCGGTGGCGCTGCGCGACGCGCTGGACGCCGCGCTCTCGCCCGGCCTCGACGTGCTGGAGGCCGTGGTGGCGAGCGGCGGCAGCCTGGCCGACCGGATCGAGGCGTCGTCGTGGCGGATCGAGCTGCCGGAGGTCGACGTGGCGGTGGTCCGCGGCGCGGTGGACGCGTTCACGGCCGCCGACGAGGTGCTGGTCGAGCGGATGACCAAGCAGGGACGCCGCACCTTCGACGCCCGCAGCGCCGTGATCGCCATCGATGTGACGGCACCGTCGGAGACGCCTTCCGGGGGACCGGCCGTACCGTGTGCGATACTCGAAGTGGTCGTGCGGCAGGTCACCCCCTCCGTACGCCCCGATGACGTCCTTTCCGGCCTCCGCGTGGTGGCCGACCTGGAGCCGCCGGTTCCGCCACGGGTGACCCGGCTGGCTCAGGGCACGCTGACCGCGCAGGGCGAGATCGTGGATCCGTTGGACGCGGACCGCGACGGGGCAACCATCGGTGAGCGCTGA